Part of the Novosphingobium sp. KA1 genome is shown below.
GGTTCGGAACCGGCCTGGCTCGCGGTCAACCGCGGCAACAAGATCAGCGCGACCGGCACCGCCTCGGCCCCGATCATCTTCACCAGCGTCCAGAACGTCACCCGCCCGAGCGGCTTCGACGACAGCGCGCAGGGCCAGTGGGGCGGCGTCGTGCTGCTCGGCCGCGGCGTGGTGACCGACTGCAACTACGGCTCGACCGCCGCCGCCACCTGCGAACGCGACACCGAGGGCGCGGTCAACAAGGCCGTCTTCGGCGGCGCCGACAACACCTACAATGCCGGCACGATGAAGTACGTGCAGATCCGCTATTCGGGCTTCGTGCTGTCGAACGGCAAGGAACTGCAGTCGCTGACCGCCGAGGGCATCGGCACCGGCACCACGCTGGAATACTTCCAGTCGGTCAACAGCTCGGACGACGGTGCCGAGTTCTTCGGCGGCGCCGTGAACTTCAAGCACTACATCGCGGTCAACGCCGACGACGACAGCCTTGACGTCGACACCGGCCTGCAGGGCAACTTCCAGTACGTGCTGCTGCTCCAGCGCAGCGGCGGCGGCGACGCCATGGTCGAGGCCGACTCGAACGGCCTGGAAACCGACACCCCGCGCCAGAAGACCGTGATCGCCAACTTCACGATGGTCCAGCCCGCCGTCAGCTCGAACAACGAAGCGAACGACCTCGCCTCGCTGCTGATCCGCGGCAATGCCGACGTGACGCTCGTCAACGGCGTGATCAACACCCCGAACAACGAGTGCCTTCGCCTCAACGGCACCGGCACCACGCCGGCGACGCTCAAGGCCTACTCGGTGGTGATGAGCTGCAACTCGACCAAGTATCTCGGCTCGGGCAGCTATACCGCCGCCAACACCCAGAGCCAGTTCGGCTCGGGCAGCAACAACAACAACGACGCCTTCACCTCGACGCTGACGAGCACGTTCGTCAACGGCACGAACGAAAGCGGCGTCGCCGCCTACACCGGCCTCACCACGCTCTCGAGCTTCTTCACCGCGGCCACCTACATCGGCGCCGTCAAGGATGCCTCGGACACCTGGTACAAGGGCTGGACCTGCAACAACGCCACCGGCGCGTTCGGTTCCACCTACAGCTGCACGGTGCTGCCGACCACCTGATCGGACCGCCCGCGATTTCGGGGGAGCGGTCCAGCGCGGCCGCTCCCCTTTATCGCATCGGGCCAAGACCCACGCTCTGCCAACGAAATTCCAAGTGTTCCAGGGGGACCAGACATGACCACGCCGCGGCTCGCATCGCTGCTGCTGCTTTCCACGACGATCCTCACGCCGAGCCTGGCGTGGGCGCAGGACAGCACCACTTCCACCACCGCCACCGATGCCGCGAGCCCGCAGGACGGGGCTGATGAGGGGCAGGCGCCCGACATCTCGGTCCCCGGCGGCGCGATCATCGTCACCGGCCAGCGCAGCCGCAACGTCATGCGCACCGCCCCGCAGGTCATCTCGGTGCTTTCCTCCGAGGAAATCGCCCGTACCGGCGAAGGCGACATCGCCGGCGCGCTGGGCCGCGTGACCGGCCTTTCGGTGGTCGGCAACGGCTACGTCTACGTGCGCGGCCTCGGCGACCGCTATTCGCTGGCCCTGCTCAACGGCTCGCCGCTGCCCAGCCCCGAGCCGCTCAAGCGCGTGGTCCCGCTCGACCTCTTCCCCACCAGCATCGTCGCCTCCTCGCTTGTCCAGAAGAGCTATTCGGCGAACTTCCCCGGCGAATTCGGCGGCGGCGTCATCAACCTCACCACCAAGGCGATCCCCGAGGAAAGCTTCCTCGAGTTCGGCGGCGGCCTGGGCTGGGACACCGAGACCACCAACAAGCTGGGCTACACCTACTACGGTTCGAAGACCGACTGGACGGGCTGGGACAACGGCAACCGTTCGGTCCCCTCGGCGCTGCAGGCCTATTTCAACAGTAACGAGGTCATCACTCCGACCAGCGACCTTGCCAAGGAACTTGGCGGCCAGCTGGTGACCAGCCGCAACGCGGTGGTCCAGAAGGATGACCACGTCCAGCCGAACTGGTCCGCCGACATCTCGGCCGGCACCCGGTTCGATCTCGGCGGCGCCACGCTCGGCGTGATCGCGGCGGCGGGTTATTCGAACAAGACCCAGACCAAGCAGATCACCCAGCAGCGCGCCCAGGGCGTGACCGCCGATCCCGACCAGCTGTTCGAGAACTTCACCGCGGTCAACACCGACAACCGCGTCGTCGCCAATGCCCTCGTCGGCATGGGCCTGGAGTGGGGCGAGAACTCGATCCGCTGGACCAACGTCTATATCCACGACACCGACAAGCACACCGGCCTGCGCCTCGGCAAACGGGAGAACAACCCGAATGCCGACTACATGGAGCAGACCACCGCGTGGTACGAGCGCCAGCTGATCGACACCCAGCTGGTCGGCGAGTTCAAGCCCGCCGACGACACCACCATCGACCTGCGCGCCGGTTATGCCAACTCCAAGCGTCTCGCGCCCTTCGAGATCAACGCCGAGTACCTGCGGACCAACACCGCAGCGGATCCTTACGGCGAATACTTCGTCAACCGTCTCGGCAACGGCAACCAGGACCCGACCACGATCACCTTCTCGCGCCTGAACGAGAACGTGTGGTCGGCCGGGGCCGACCTCTCGCACCAGTTCGCACCGGGCTGGACGGGCACGGTGGGTTATGCCTACCAGATCAACTCGCGCACCAACACGCGCCGGTCCTTCGCGATCTACGCCAATGGCGACCAGACGCAGATCTCGAATTTCGGCCTGCTGCGCCTCGACGTGCTGCTCCAGCCGGGCACCTGGTACCTGGCGGACAACGGCGTCAACTACGGCCTGGAACTGCGTGAACCCGACGCCTCGACCGCCCAGTTCGATTCGCGCCTGCTCAACCACGCCTTCTACGGCAAGCTCGACGGCCAGCTGACCGACGCACTGTCGTTCGATTTCGGCCTGCGCTGGGAATATGCCAAGGAATCGACGATCCTGCGCCCGATCGGAGCCGCCCCCAGCAAGGCGACCGATCTCAAGAACGAGTATATCCTGCCCGCGCTGACGCTGACGTACGAAGTCCAGCCCGGCATGCAGGTGCGCGCCAGCGCGTCCAAGACGCTCGCCCGTCCGCAGTTCCGCGAACTGCTCTACCAACCCTACTTCGACCCCGACAGCAACCGCACCTACCAGGGCAACCCGTTCCTCGAGGACAGCCAGCTCTACAACGCCGAAGCGCGCTGGGAATGGTACTTCGCGCCGGATCAGCGGATCGCGGTGGGCGGTTTCTTCAAGCGGATCGACAATCCGATCGAATCGTTCCTGACCGGTTCGGAATCCTTCATCACCTCCTACGCCAACGCGCCCAAGGCCAACCTCTACGGCGCCGAGGTCGAGTTCCAGAAGTACGTGCCGCTGGACAGCTGGGGCGGCCTGTTCGAGACCCGCCGCCTGCTGCTGCTGGGCAACTACACCTTCACCAAGTCGGAACTGAAGGTGAAGGACGGCGATACCGTGCGCATCTACGGCGCCGGTACCGGCACCTCGCTCGCCACCGACTACTTCACCAACGGCGCGCCGCTGACCGGCCAGTCCAAGCACATCGCCAATGCCCAGATCGGCTTCGAGGACACCGAAAGCCTGTCGCAGCAGACGATCCTGTTCAACTACGCCAGCAAGCGCGCGGTCAGCCGCGGCCTTGCCAACTCGGGCCAGCCCGACATCTTCGAATACCCCGGCCTGACCATCGACCTGGTGATCCGCCAGGGCATCAAGCTGTCGGAAAACAAGCAGATCGAGCTGAAGTTCGAAGGCCGCAACCTCACCGGCCGCAGCCATCAGGAATACCAGCAAATGGAAGACGGCAAGGTCAACTACAACACCTACGACCAGGGCCGCGTCTTCACGCTGTCCGCCTCGGCCAAGTTCTGATTTCCGTTCTCACCGGGAGGTCCTTGCCCTCCCGGCCGCACCTCAGGACCCGGTCGCTTCACGCGGCCGGGTCTTTTCTCGAGGGGCCTTTTTTTCGCCGGTTTTTTCTTTGCGCGCGGCACCGAAGCACGCTATGCGCCGGCCCGTCATCTGGGGAGTAGCCGCCTGCGTCCCCGCAGGACCCGTCGTCAACATACTTGGTCGAGAGACCATGGCGCACGGGAGGACGGATCACCGTCCGGGCGAGACCAATGGCGTTGCAGCTCCGTCCGGCCGGGCGGGTTCTGCCGCGCTATTGTCTTGTCTGTCGCCCGGCCCGGAGATTGCATTTGCCCGTCCTGTTCTCGTCAGCGCTGCTGACCTCGACCGCGGTGGTCGCCCTTGCCGAAATCGGCGACAAGACCCAGCTTCTGGCCATCGTCCTGGCCACCCGCTTCAAGAAGCCCTGGCCGATCGTCGCGGGCATCTTCGTGGCGACCATCGCCAACCACTTCCTCGCCGCCCTCGTCGGCGAACAGGCCTCTGCCTTCCTCGACGGCCAGTGGTTCCGCTACCTGATCGCGTTCAGCTTCATCGCCATGGCCGCCTGGACCCTGATCCCCGACAAGTTCGACGAGGACGACGAGCCCAAGCCCAGCCGCTTCGGCCCCTTCATCGCCACCGCCATCGCCTTTTTCCTGGTCGAGATGGGCGACAAGACCCAGATCGCGACGATCGCGCTCGGCGCCCGTTTCCAGAGCGTGATCCCGGTCATGGCCGGCACCACCATCGGCATGATGCTGGCCAACGTGCCCGCCGTGTTCCTCGGCAACGCCCTCATCAAGCGGGTGCCGCTCAACGTGGTGCGCACCGTGGCCGCGCTGCTGTTCCTGGTGATCGGCCTCTGGCTGCTCGCGCAGACCGCCGGCCTGCTGGGCTAGAACTTTGCCGGAATTGGCGGGAACATAAGAGGTTCCCGCCAATTTACCGGATCGTGGCCCCGGATCGTGAATAAGGAACAACCGCCGATGACGTGCGCAAGACTGGCCTGCATCGCCGCCTGTGCCGCGCTCGGTCTGGCCCCGGTCACCGCCAGCGCGGGCTTCTACAGCGGCGATGACCTCTACAAGACCTGCTCCGTCCCCAAGAAGGACAAGGCGTACGTCGAGCACTCCTACGAGTGCATCGCCTACATCACCGGCGCCGTCGACGCGTTCAACACCACGCGCGAGGCCAACAAGCTCAAGAGCTGCATTCCCGCGGACGTGACGATCAGCCGCCTGCGCGAGGTTACGCTCGCCTATCTCGAGGACAATCCCCGGAGCCTGAGCGCCCCCGCCTCCTCGCTGGTCTTCACCGCCACCCGCAAGGCCTGGCCCTGTCCCGCCGCAACGCCCGCGAAAAAGCCGGTACCTGCGAAACGAAAAAAGCGATAATCGCCCCGGCGCCCTGCCCCTCGATGGCCCGCGCGGTCGCCCCGCGCTAGGCTCGCCTCCATAAAGGGAGAGCAGGCAGTGCGGGAATTGGGCTTCGGATATCTCTACGACATGCGCAATCCGGCGCCCTGGCACCGCGCGCCCGAGGCGCTGCATGCCGAAGTGCTGGACGTGATCGCCGAGACCGAAGCGCTCGGTTTCGATGGCGCCTGGGTGCCCGAGCATCATCTCGCCGAGGACGGCTACATGACCTCGCCCATGGTCCTGCTGGCCGCCATCGCCGCGCGCACAAAACGGATGGCGCT
Proteins encoded:
- a CDS encoding TMEM165/GDT1 family protein, whose protein sequence is MPVLFSSALLTSTAVVALAEIGDKTQLLAIVLATRFKKPWPIVAGIFVATIANHFLAALVGEQASAFLDGQWFRYLIAFSFIAMAAWTLIPDKFDEDDEPKPSRFGPFIATAIAFFLVEMGDKTQIATIALGARFQSVIPVMAGTTIGMMLANVPAVFLGNALIKRVPLNVVRTVAALLFLVIGLWLLAQTAGLLG
- a CDS encoding Rap1a/Tai family immunity protein, with the protein product MTCARLACIAACAALGLAPVTASAGFYSGDDLYKTCSVPKKDKAYVEHSYECIAYITGAVDAFNTTREANKLKSCIPADVTISRLREVTLAYLEDNPRSLSAPASSLVFTATRKAWPCPAATPAKKPVPAKRKKR
- a CDS encoding TonB-dependent receptor domain-containing protein; this translates as MTTPRLASLLLLSTTILTPSLAWAQDSTTSTTATDAASPQDGADEGQAPDISVPGGAIIVTGQRSRNVMRTAPQVISVLSSEEIARTGEGDIAGALGRVTGLSVVGNGYVYVRGLGDRYSLALLNGSPLPSPEPLKRVVPLDLFPTSIVASSLVQKSYSANFPGEFGGGVINLTTKAIPEESFLEFGGGLGWDTETTNKLGYTYYGSKTDWTGWDNGNRSVPSALQAYFNSNEVITPTSDLAKELGGQLVTSRNAVVQKDDHVQPNWSADISAGTRFDLGGATLGVIAAAGYSNKTQTKQITQQRAQGVTADPDQLFENFTAVNTDNRVVANALVGMGLEWGENSIRWTNVYIHDTDKHTGLRLGKRENNPNADYMEQTTAWYERQLIDTQLVGEFKPADDTTIDLRAGYANSKRLAPFEINAEYLRTNTAADPYGEYFVNRLGNGNQDPTTITFSRLNENVWSAGADLSHQFAPGWTGTVGYAYQINSRTNTRRSFAIYANGDQTQISNFGLLRLDVLLQPGTWYLADNGVNYGLELREPDASTAQFDSRLLNHAFYGKLDGQLTDALSFDFGLRWEYAKESTILRPIGAAPSKATDLKNEYILPALTLTYEVQPGMQVRASASKTLARPQFRELLYQPYFDPDSNRTYQGNPFLEDSQLYNAEARWEWYFAPDQRIAVGGFFKRIDNPIESFLTGSESFITSYANAPKANLYGAEVEFQKYVPLDSWGGLFETRRLLLLGNYTFTKSELKVKDGDTVRIYGAGTGTSLATDYFTNGAPLTGQSKHIANAQIGFEDTESLSQQTILFNYASKRAVSRGLANSGQPDIFEYPGLTIDLVIRQGIKLSENKQIELKFEGRNLTGRSHQEYQQMEDGKVNYNTYDQGRVFTLSASAKF